The Aedes aegypti strain LVP_AGWG unplaced genomic scaffold, AaegL5.0 Primary Assembly AGWG_AaegL5_hic_scaff_1341_PBJ_arrow, whole genome shotgun sequence genome has a segment encoding these proteins:
- the LOC110680416 gene encoding cilia- and flagella-associated protein 58-like, translated as MTSDLMDQITLLEKQQKTLENEIKGYQAAAQKQSMLMLKIEKDRDRNAEEAQNLSEKLEQMNEDLLYKQNQITELREKLKETESKLFQCQNSLEMTRSERNIFERDLATSIRDNESLKERLKTSVHSVDQLKDDNASKVADLFKANKTIDKIEKEKQSLKTEVQNISITLQHTKSELNEKMMENARLNKTLTEDAATMTRLKKQLDGTINEKDLIKVQLTQRVEEINNLTEKLNMLNMALDRGESQYRDRLDDIRLLKIEISNLRSQRNLLTRGLANTADMRQEVLQLNRVLNQERVKARALEDEMLTPMNVHRWRKLSGKDPEKMDLIVKVQTLQRRVLYQSVTVSEQEKTINESDKMYGELKDVVEKLPHQKMKEQLCATQRALTARTKKLKALSAEIRIKEIDSKSQECLVDELKKSLLETKKELVKEKREKQKLTETMRNTLMPANGVRRPSTHPSNVIMVQRNTTSGGYRMLGSGYKISC; from the exons ATGACTTCGGATCTCATGGATCAGATAACTTTATTGGAAAAGCAACAGAAAAcgcttgaaaatgaaattaaagGTTATCAGGCAGCCGCCCAGAAGCAAAGTATGCTGAtgctgaaaattgaaaaagatcGCGATAGGAATGCAGAAGAAGCCCAAAACTTGAGCGAAAAACTTGAGCAAATGAATGAAGATTTGTTGTACAAACAGAATCAAATCACAGAATTGCGCGAGAAGCTAAAGGAAACTGAATCGAAGCTTTTCCAGTGTCAGAATTCGTTGGAGATGACCAGGAGTGAAAGGAACATCTTTGAACGCGATTTAGCCACAAGTATTCGAGATAATGAAAGTTTAAAGGAACGTCTGAAAACATCTGTGCACTCCGTCGATCAGCTTAAGGATGACAACGCATCCAAAGTGGCTGATCTGTTCAAGGCAAATAAGACcattgacaaaattgaaaaggaAAAACAGTCGCTGAAAACAGAAGTGCAAAACATTTCAATTACTCTACAACATACCAAATCAGAGCTCAATGAAAAGATGATGGAAAATGCTCGACTGAATAAGACGCTCACAGAAGATGCTGCAACCATGACTCGGTTGAAGAAACAGCTTGATGGAACAATTAATGAAAAAGACTTGATAAAAGTACAATTGACGCAACGTGTAGAAGAGATTAATAATCTAACCGAAAAGTTGAATATGCTTAATATGGCATTGGATCGAGGAGAAAGTCAGTACAGAGATCGGTTAGACGATATTAGACTGCTGAAAATAGAGATTAGTAATCTAAGATCGCAAAGAAATCTTCTAACGAGAGGGTTGGCTAATACAGCTGACATGCGACAGGAAGTGCTCCAGTTGAACCGGGTGCTAAATCAAGAACGCGTGAAAGCAAGAGCACTTGAAGATGAAATGTTGACGCCAATGAACGTTCACCGATGGCGCAAATTGTCAGGGAAAGATCCGGAGAAGATGGATCTCATAGTGAAAGTGCAAACGTTACAGCGTAGAGTTCTATACCAATCGGTAACTGTATCCGAGCAAGAGAAAACTATCAACGAGTCAGACAAGATGTATGGCGAGTTAAAAGATGTTGTAGAGAAACTACCGCACCAGAAAATGAAGGAACAGTTATGTGCTACACAAAGAGCTCTCACTGCGCGCACTAAGAAATTGAAAGCATTATCAGCAGAGATTCGCATCAAGGAGATCGACAGCAAAAGCCAAGAGTGCCTGGTAGATGAATTGAAGAAATCTCTCTTAGAAACCAAAAAGGAACTTGTTAAGGAG AAACGAGAGAAACAAAAGCTTACGGAAACAATGCGCAATACTCTGATGCCAGCCAATGGGGTTCGTAGACCGTCCACTCATCCGTCGAATGTTATTATGGTTCAGAGAAACACTACCAGCGGAGGCTATCGAATGCTAGGATCCGGGTATAAAATTAGCTGTTGA